The Oryzias melastigma strain HK-1 linkage group LG6, ASM292280v2, whole genome shotgun sequence genome includes a window with the following:
- the sntb2 gene encoding beta-2-syntrophin, translating to MAVWTRADKNGQLDLLLRDRWIRVTAELTRETLTLTAEAEFAGPGANHWDYPPAGLRNGMSNGNEPGSNLGSPGRGSSAGQDHVQNHRVRGRSSSPARAGVARGQSEGNYGVNSPGKYPNNGTNSDFGSPGSSYGSPGSSFGSRHGDFPAGVDGSSEAVRKVRVVKQESGGLGISIKGGRENRMPILISKIFPGLAADQSRALRVGDAIMSVNGNDLREATHDMAVQALKKAGKEVTLEVKYIREVSPLFKKPSLVADLPWDGVRPQSPSYSGSEDSGSPKHSSSSSTSKDRKVISLKMCFISRNLSMPDLENRLLELHSPDGQHTVVLRCKDGPSASSWFTAVHTNIAALLPHTLAHINAYLGASSSAPTHPHLKHIGWLAEQVQLDGGRQQYRPVVMALTEKDILLFEAVPWSRESWSMPLLTHPLLATRLVHSGSSGGSPSQASDMVFATRTGTSRGIESHVFRVETHWDLSSWTRALVQGVHSAAEIIQEVSIGCTLNRQDVRLTLHFEKGFTVTREPADPPGGTVLYRYPYEKLRMSADDGVRNLYLDFGGPEGEMVFDLHSGPKPVVFVLHSFLSAKLTRMGLLT from the exons ATGGCAGTGTGGACCAGAGCGGACAAAAACGGCCAGCTGGACCTCCTGCTCCGGGACCGCTGGATCCGCGTGACCGCCGAGCTCACCCGGGAAACGCTGACTTTAACAGCCGAGGCGGAGTTCGCCGGACCGGGGGCCAACCACTGGGACTACCCCCCGGCCGGCCTGCGAAATGGCATGTCGAACGGAAACGAGCCGGGCTCGAACCTGGGGAGCCCCGGCCGCGGCTCCTCCGCGGGCCAGGACCACGTGCAGAACCACCGGGTTCGAGGGCGCAGCAGCAGCCCGGCTCGGGCGGGCGTCGCCCGCGGCCAGAGCGAGGGAAACTACGGCGTGAACAGCCCCGGAAAGTACCCGAATAACGGGACCAACTCCGACTTCGGCAGCCCCGGCTCCAGTTACGGGAGTCCCGGGTCGAGCTTCGGGTCCAGACACGGAGACTTCCCGGCCGGCGTGGACGGCTCGTCGGAGGCGGTGCGGAAAGTCCGGGTTGTCAAGCAGGAGTCCGGCGGGCTGGGGATCAGTATCAAGGGCGGGCGCGAGAACCGGATGCCCATCCTCATCTCCAAGATCTTCCCGGGGCTGGCCGCGGACCAGAGCCGCGCGCTCCGCGTGGGAGACGCGATCATGTCGGTGAACGGGAACGACCTCCGGGAGGCGACGCACGACATGGCGGTCCAGGCTCTGAAGAAGGCCGGGAAAGAAGTCACGCTGGAGG TGAAGTACATCCGGGAGGTGTCGCCGCTCTTCAAGAAGCCGTCGCTGGTCGCCGACCTGCCGTGGGACGGCGTCCGCCCGCAGTCGCCCAGCTACAGCGGCAGCGAGGACTCGGGTTCTCCCAAacacagcagctcctcctccacgtCCAAAGACCGGAAGGTCATCAGCCTGAAGATGTGCTTCATCAGCCGGAACCTCTCCATGccagatctggaaaacag ACTGCTGGAGCTCCACTCTCCGGACGGCCAGCACACCGTGGTCCTGCGCTGTAAGGACGGCCCCTCCGCCAGCTCCTGGTTCACCGCCGTTCACACCAACATCGCCGCGCTGCTTCCACACACTCTGGCGCACATCAACGCGTACCTGGGGGCGTCGTCCTCCGCCCCCACACACCCCCACCTCAAGCACATCGGCTGGCTGGCTGAGCAG GTCCAGCTGGACGGCGGCAGGCAGCAGTACCGACCCGTGGTCATGGCGCTGACGGAGAAGGACATCCTGCTGTTCGAGGCCGTGCCGTGGAGCAGAGAGTCCTGGTCCATGCCTCTGCTCACACACCCTCTGCTCGCCACCAG ACTGGTCCACTCCGGCAGCTCCGGGGGTTCCCCCTCCCAGGCCTCAGACATGGTGTTTGCCACTCGGACCGGAACCAGCCGCGGCATCGAGTCGCACGTCTTCCGCGTGGAGACGCACTGGGACCTGTCCTCCTGGACGCGGGCTCTGGTGCAGGGGGTCCACAGCGCCGCCGAGATCATCCAGGAGGTGTCCATCG GCTGCACGCTGAACAGGCAGGACGTCCGGCTGACGCTGCACTTCGAGAAGGGCTTCACCGTGACCCGGGAGCCAGCCGACCCCCCGGGGGGCACCGTGCTGTACAGATACCCCTACGAGAAGCTCAGGATGTCGGCCGACGACGGAGTCCGGAACCTTTATCTGGACTTTGGAGGTCCGGAGGGAGAAATG GTGTTCGACCTGCACTCGGGGCCCAAGCCGGTGGTGTTCGTCCTCCACTCCTTCCTGTCGGCCAAGCTGACCCGCATGGGCCTCCTGACGTGA